Proteins encoded together in one Shewanella oneidensis MR-1 window:
- a CDS encoding FAD:protein FMN transferase has protein sequence MSSFSPSTPYRLLRRDWGFLGEFRAMASPCELLIASHDESTAYDMLDMAAREAYRIEQKYSRFIEGNYLWQLNHAQGKSVAIDEETWQLLSFAKQCFVLSNGLFDISACPLMQVWRFTQDAILPAKVDIDAARALVGFERLEFNSRELKIPAGMQLDFGGIAKEYAVDSVAYELAESYPKISVLVNFGGDIACPVAHSVPWQVGIEDPNRLDHAAKVLAITQGALATSGDTRRFIEVDGRRYGHIVDPRTGYPVSRAPRSVTVLGPNCVTAGMLATMAMLQGEQAEAFLTEQSVQFSIFR, from the coding sequence ATGTCATCATTTTCTCCAAGCACGCCATATCGACTCCTGCGCCGTGATTGGGGATTTTTGGGTGAATTTAGGGCTATGGCCAGCCCATGCGAGTTATTGATTGCCAGCCATGATGAGAGCACTGCTTACGATATGCTCGATATGGCGGCTCGTGAGGCCTATCGCATCGAGCAAAAATATAGCCGATTTATTGAGGGTAATTACCTATGGCAGTTGAACCATGCCCAAGGCAAATCTGTGGCTATTGATGAAGAAACTTGGCAGCTTTTATCCTTTGCAAAACAATGTTTTGTGTTAAGTAACGGGTTATTTGATATTTCGGCTTGCCCGTTGATGCAAGTGTGGCGTTTTACTCAGGACGCCATTCTGCCCGCAAAGGTTGATATCGACGCGGCGAGAGCTTTAGTGGGATTTGAGCGCCTTGAATTTAATTCTCGCGAGCTAAAAATCCCCGCTGGTATGCAACTCGATTTCGGTGGTATCGCAAAAGAATATGCGGTCGACAGTGTGGCCTATGAACTGGCTGAGTCCTATCCCAAGATTTCGGTCTTAGTGAATTTTGGCGGTGATATCGCCTGTCCTGTCGCACATTCTGTGCCATGGCAGGTGGGTATTGAAGATCCGAATCGTCTTGATCATGCCGCCAAAGTGCTTGCCATCACACAAGGTGCTTTAGCAACAAGTGGCGACACAAGACGCTTTATTGAGGTCGATGGTAGGCGTTATGGGCACATTGTCGACCCGCGAACCGGATATCCCGTGAGCCGCGCGCCACGGTCGGTGACCGTTCTTGGGCCAAACTGTGTAACCGCTGGAATGCTCGCCACCATGGCGATGTTGCAGGGTGAGCAGGCTGAAGCCTTTTTAACCGAGCAATCGGTTCAGTTTAGCATTTTTCGATAG
- a CDS encoding response regulator transcription factor, producing MRIMLVEDNELLAQGICLSLAKMGMQVDHLSSYHQALVGIKNETFSAIVLDLGLPDGNGKDLLKAWRSQGVSIPTIVLTANTDFDTKLECLDVGADDYLGKPFDVRELAARIRAIVRRQFGLDHNSLNIGALSIDLNTREVTFRDQNVSLSRREFQLLLELAQSAGRVLTRNQLEQLTYGWDEVGSNSIEVHIHHLRKKLANELIKTVRGIGYTLTEVN from the coding sequence ATGCGCATCATGTTAGTGGAAGATAATGAGTTACTGGCGCAAGGAATTTGCCTAAGCCTTGCTAAAATGGGCATGCAGGTGGATCACTTAAGTAGTTATCATCAGGCGTTGGTGGGGATAAAAAATGAAACTTTTAGCGCCATTGTGCTCGATTTAGGTCTTCCCGACGGAAATGGTAAAGACCTCCTCAAAGCATGGCGCTCGCAGGGTGTGTCTATTCCCACCATAGTGCTGACCGCGAATACCGATTTTGATACCAAATTGGAGTGCCTCGATGTTGGCGCCGATGATTATTTAGGCAAACCCTTCGATGTGCGTGAATTAGCCGCGCGTATTAGAGCAATCGTGCGCCGTCAATTCGGTCTTGACCATAACAGCTTAAATATTGGCGCATTAAGTATCGATCTCAACACTCGAGAAGTGACTTTTCGTGATCAAAATGTGTCCCTCTCGCGACGGGAGTTTCAGCTATTACTGGAACTTGCTCAGTCCGCAGGCCGAGTGTTAACCCGTAATCAGTTAGAGCAACTCACCTATGGCTGGGATGAGGTGGGTAGTAATTCAATCGAAGTCCATATTCATCATTTACGTAAGAAATTAGCCAATGAGTTGATTAAGACGGTTCGCGGGATTGGTTATACTCTCACGGAAGTGAATTAG
- a CDS encoding ATP-binding protein, which yields MNRLKVLDVYSLRLLLTLLMLSGISLSVGISSWLSTRDAKHQIEELFDAQMLQTAKMLELFYHDEADFKHPQSQPQVLHVPDSQVSSFAEKSDALKLAYEHKLAFQIWSEAGQALVFSDNIGREPLTKFEQGYSKRVFEGELWHVFSFLSAKYKVWIITAQQDEVRQELVSQIMHNAVIVPLIVVPLTLLIVSLLFYILFRPLKTFERELMARSPNDLTPLAMSLPKELVPVRLALNQYISSIARFIARERRFSADAAHELKTPLSVIKLHQQGLEGLVGDDPAQHIHLAAIDAGVKHMSHTVEQLLLLARVDSIAELNVQSYALLPMVEDALNQLMPLITEYEWNIDVDAGLILKCDRFYWLVVLKNIIENACKYSPIETEISISAVQVAAGVEIKIADRGQGMTSEQIANATERFYRVNENEGIGAGLGLSICHHIIGLHQGQLTIASREQAGLAVTLFLPQ from the coding sequence GTGAATCGACTCAAGGTGCTGGATGTGTATTCTTTACGTTTGTTATTAACCTTGCTAATGCTCTCTGGTATTTCATTATCTGTAGGGATTTCAAGCTGGTTAAGCACCCGAGATGCTAAGCACCAAATTGAAGAATTGTTTGATGCTCAAATGCTGCAAACAGCCAAAATGCTAGAGTTGTTTTACCATGATGAAGCGGATTTTAAGCATCCCCAATCACAGCCTCAAGTTCTCCATGTCCCTGATAGCCAAGTCAGTAGTTTTGCTGAAAAGTCTGACGCACTTAAGCTTGCCTATGAACATAAATTGGCGTTTCAGATCTGGAGTGAGGCTGGGCAAGCGCTGGTATTTTCTGACAATATTGGGCGTGAGCCTCTCACCAAATTTGAACAGGGCTACAGTAAAAGAGTCTTTGAAGGTGAGTTGTGGCATGTGTTTAGCTTTTTGTCTGCCAAGTATAAAGTGTGGATTATCACGGCCCAGCAAGATGAAGTTCGTCAAGAGTTGGTGTCACAAATCATGCATAATGCGGTAATCGTGCCACTAATAGTGGTACCGTTAACCCTGCTTATCGTCAGCTTACTGTTTTATATTTTGTTTCGTCCGCTAAAAACCTTTGAACGCGAATTAATGGCGCGCTCGCCTAACGATCTCACTCCGTTAGCCATGTCGTTACCTAAGGAGTTAGTGCCAGTAAGGTTGGCGCTCAATCAGTATATCAGCAGTATTGCACGTTTTATTGCCAGAGAGCGCCGCTTCAGCGCCGATGCCGCCCATGAGCTAAAAACGCCTTTATCTGTGATTAAGTTACATCAACAGGGTTTAGAGGGATTAGTCGGAGACGATCCTGCGCAGCATATCCACCTCGCGGCGATTGATGCAGGTGTTAAGCATATGAGTCATACCGTTGAGCAATTACTCCTGCTTGCCCGTGTCGATTCTATTGCTGAATTGAATGTGCAATCCTATGCCTTGTTACCTATGGTTGAGGATGCGCTCAATCAACTCATGCCTCTGATCACTGAATATGAATGGAATATCGATGTGGATGCGGGATTAATCCTTAAATGTGACCGATTTTATTGGTTGGTGGTGTTGAAAAATATTATTGAAAATGCCTGTAAATATAGCCCAATAGAAACCGAGATCAGCATCAGTGCAGTCCAAGTAGCTGCAGGGGTTGAGATAAAAATTGCTGACCGTGGTCAAGGGATGACAAGCGAACAAATCGCCAATGCAACCGAACGTTTTTATCGAGTGAATGAAAATGAAGGGATAGGTGCGGGATTAGGACTCTCTATTTGTCATCATATTATTGGTTTACACCAGGGCCAATTGACAATTGCCTCCCGTGAGCAAGCAGGCTTAGCCGTCACGTTGTTTTTGCCACAATAG
- a CDS encoding glucan biosynthesis protein G: MVSLLRCQSFKPSSIICSLALSAAFALSGTAFADESKPAENKPATPVVSPPKATAPSANKTQVRFTKTGTFDGDSVVKLARKLASKPYVVLKDPMPAGLAKLTYDEYRDIRFNPVSSIWRDQGLPFQMQMFHRGFYFQDLIEIAIVEANQATHLAYEPKYFTAGEVITQALPNDDIGYSGFRIHNQLNTNGVFDELMVFQGASYFRALGKGNAYGLSARGLALKTADPEGEEFPIFRAFWVERPSYDSNLIVVHALLDSPSVAGAYRFSVRPGDNTQIDVEATLFPRVELSKVGLAPSTSMFLHSLNGRHDTDDFRPEVHDSDGLLMFNGRGEHLWRPLANPRQLQVSAFSDNSPQGFGLIQRERNYASYQDLEAQYERRPSLWIEPVGNWGQGAVVLTEIPTESEIHDNIVSFWKPRQPIPAGSEYHFAYRMSWGDEPVAKTNSVVVSRTASGRADIAKATPRRLFVVDYHLNGTMPDELPLAKVESSGGVISNVVIARNAANNGYRLAFELEPEDKDLIELRAELKFSTPRQVETWLYRWTL; this comes from the coding sequence ATGGTTAGCTTGTTGCGTTGCCAATCGTTTAAACCTTCTTCAATCATTTGCTCACTTGCTCTTAGCGCGGCATTTGCGCTGTCGGGCACTGCGTTTGCTGATGAGTCAAAGCCTGCTGAGAACAAACCTGCTACTCCTGTGGTCAGTCCGCCAAAGGCAACGGCTCCGTCTGCAAATAAAACTCAAGTGAGATTCACCAAAACAGGCACCTTTGATGGTGACTCAGTGGTGAAATTGGCGCGTAAACTGGCTTCTAAACCCTACGTGGTTTTAAAGGACCCTATGCCAGCGGGTCTTGCTAAGCTAACCTATGATGAATACCGCGATATCCGTTTTAACCCTGTTTCGTCCATTTGGCGCGATCAAGGTTTGCCATTTCAAATGCAAATGTTTCACCGTGGGTTTTACTTCCAAGATTTAATTGAAATTGCCATTGTGGAAGCAAACCAAGCGACCCACTTAGCTTATGAACCTAAGTATTTCACCGCAGGTGAGGTTATCACCCAAGCATTGCCAAATGATGACATTGGCTATTCAGGATTTCGTATTCATAACCAGTTAAATACCAATGGCGTTTTTGACGAGTTGATGGTGTTCCAAGGGGCGAGTTATTTCCGCGCTTTAGGTAAAGGTAACGCCTATGGTTTGTCTGCCCGTGGTTTGGCATTAAAAACCGCTGATCCTGAAGGTGAAGAATTTCCGATTTTCCGTGCTTTTTGGGTAGAACGTCCATCCTACGACAGTAACCTGATTGTGGTGCATGCATTGCTCGATAGCCCAAGTGTAGCGGGTGCATATCGTTTCTCTGTACGCCCTGGTGATAACACTCAAATCGACGTTGAAGCGACGCTATTTCCCCGTGTAGAACTGAGTAAAGTTGGTTTGGCGCCAAGTACGAGTATGTTCCTGCATTCACTTAATGGCCGCCACGATACCGATGATTTTAGGCCTGAAGTCCATGATTCTGATGGTTTATTAATGTTCAATGGCCGTGGTGAACACCTATGGCGTCCGCTGGCAAACCCACGTCAATTGCAGGTGAGTGCGTTTTCTGACAACTCTCCGCAGGGTTTTGGTCTTATCCAGCGTGAACGCAACTATGCCTCTTACCAAGATCTTGAAGCGCAGTATGAGCGTCGTCCAAGTTTATGGATTGAACCTGTGGGCAATTGGGGACAAGGTGCTGTTGTTCTGACAGAAATTCCAACAGAATCAGAAATTCATGATAATATTGTGAGCTTCTGGAAGCCGCGTCAGCCTATTCCTGCCGGTAGCGAATACCACTTTGCTTACCGCATGAGCTGGGGCGACGAACCAGTAGCGAAAACCAATTCTGTCGTGGTGAGTCGCACCGCAAGTGGTCGTGCAGACATTGCGAAAGCGACCCCAAGACGTTTGTTTGTTGTTGATTATCATCTGAATGGCACTATGCCAGATGAATTACCTCTGGCGAAGGTTGAATCTTCCGGTGGGGTGATTTCAAATGTGGTGATCGCACGTAATGCGGCAAACAATGGTTATCGCCTCGCGTTTGAGTTAGAGCCGGAAGATAAAGACCTTATCGAATTACGTGCTGAACTCAAGTTCTCTACACCGCGTCAGGTTGAAACCTGGCTCTATCGCTGGACGCTTTAA